One window from the genome of Zerene cesonia ecotype Mississippi chromosome 1, Zerene_cesonia_1.1, whole genome shotgun sequence encodes:
- the LOC119828574 gene encoding pre-mRNA-splicing factor syf1 homolog, translating into MPLLDGKEIEIFFSEEDLPYEEEILRNPFSVKHWLRYIEHKKAAPKQEINLIYERALKELPGSFKLWYNYLKLRRTQIRGKCITDPAYEDVNNCFERSLVFMHKMPRIWMDYCSFLIDQCKITTTRKALDSALRALPITQHHRIWPLYLSFLKKHDIPETAVRVFRRYLKLCPEDTEEYIDYLISIDKLDEAAVKLAQIVNNENFQSKHGKSNHQLWNELCELISKNPDKIHSLNVDAIIRGGLRRYTDQLGHLWNSLADYYVRSGLFERARDIYEEAIQTVTTVRDFTQVFDAYAQFEELSLSKKMEEVAKKPNPSEDEDIDLELRLARFEYLMERRLLLLNSVLLRQNPHNVAEWHKRVKLYEGKPHEIIDTYTEAVQTVDPKLAVGKLHTLWVGFAKFYENNDQIEDARLIFEKATQVSYVKVDDLASVWCEWAEMEIRHENYEEALKLMQRATVLPSRKVAYHDENETVQMRLYKSLKVWSMYADLEESFGTYKSCKAVYDHIIDLKIATPQIIINYGLFLEEHNYFEEAFRAYEKGIALFKWPNVYDIWNTYLTKFLKRYGGSKLERARDLFEQCLEHCPPEFAKSIFLLYAKLEEEHGLARHAMSVYERATTAVLPEQMFEMFNIYIKKAAEIYGVPKTRQIYEKAIESLSEENAREMCVRFAEMETRLGEIDRARAIYAHCSQMCDPRITAEFWNTWKEFEVRHGNEDTMREMLRIKRSVQATYNTQVNMMSAQMLSSAAQAAGTISDLAPGMKDGMRMLEAKAAEMAVQSKGNILFVRGETQGLKDTSDKVVNPDEIDIDEEESENSGEDDNTEIAPVEKKEIPAAVFGGLLPDKE; encoded by the exons ATGCCGCTACTGGATGGgaaagaaattgaaatatttttt AGTGAGGAAGACCTTCCATATGAAGAggaaattttaagaaatccTTTTTCTGTGAAGCATTGGCTTCGATATATTGAACATAAGAAAGCTGCACCAAAACAAGAAATTAATCTCATCTATGAAAGAGCTTTAAAAGAACTACCTGGctcatttaaattatggtacaattatttaaagttgagAAGAACTCAAATTAGGGGAAAATGTATAACAGACCCAGCATATGAAGatgttaataattgttttgaaagGTCTCTAGTTTTTATGCATAAAATGCCTAGAATATGGATGGACTACTGTTCTTTTTTGATTGATCAATGTAAAATTACTACAACAAGAAAAGCTTTAGATAGTGCACTACGAGCATTACCTATAACTCAACATCATAGAATTTGGCCCCTTTATCTAAGTTTTTTAAAGAAGCATGATATTCCAGAAACAGCAGTTCGTGTTTTTCGAAGGTATCTTAAGTTGTGCCCTGAAGACACTGAAGAGTATATTGACTATCTTATTTCAATAGATAAATTAGATGAAGCTGCTGTCAAACTGGCTCAAATTgttaacaatgaaaatttcCAGTCAAAACATGGTAAATCAAACCATCAACTGTGGAATGAGTTGTGTGAACTAATCTCTAAAAACCCTGATAAAATTCATTCTTTGAATGTTGATGCAATTATCAGAGGAGGCCTTCGACGCTATACAGATCAGCTGGGACATTTATGGAATTCTCTAGCAGATTATTATGTGAGAAGTGGTTTATTTGAAAGAGCTAGAGACATATATGAGGAAGCTATTCAAACTGTTACAACAGTACGTGATTTTACTCAAGTGTTTGATGCGTATGCACAATTTGAAGAACTTAGTTTAAGCAAAAAAATGGAGGAAGTTGCCAAAAAGCCTAATCCTAGTGAAGATGAAGATATTGATTTAGAACTAAGGCTAGCtagatttgaatatttaatggaaAGAAGGTTGTTGCTCCTGAACTCTGTTCTTTTAAGACAAAATCCACACAATGTAGCAGAATGGCATAAAAGAGTAAAACTGTATGAAGGAAAacctcatgaaattattgatacTTACACAGAAGCAGTGCAGACTGTTGATCCAAAACTAGCAGTTGGAAAATTACATACTTTGTGGGTGGgttttgcaaaattttatgaaaataatgatcAAATAGAAGATGCaagattaatttttgaaaaggCTACACAGGTGAGCTATGTTAAGGTGGATGATTTAGCATCTGTTTGGTGTGAATGGGCTGAAATGGAGATAAGACATGAGAATTATGAAgaagctttaaaattaatgcaaaGAGCTACAGTACTGCCCAGTAGAAAAGTAGCATATCATGATGAAAATGAAACAGTACAAATGCGCCTTTATAAATCTTTGAAAGTGTGGTCAATGTATGCAGATTTAGAAGAAAGCTTTGGGACATATAAGTCTTGCAAAGCAGTTTATGATCACATAATTGACCTAAAAATAGCAACCCcacaaataattatcaattatggCCTGTTTCTTGAAGAACACAATTACTTTGAAGAAGCTTTTAGAGCATATGAAAAGGGAATTGCACTTTTTAAATGGCCAAATGTATATGATATATGGAACACATATTTgacaaagtttttaaaaagatatgGTGGTAGTAAACTTGAAAGAGCAAGAGATCTCTTTGAACAGTGTTTGGAACACTGTCCTCCAGAGTTTGCTAAATCTATATTCCTATTGTATGCTAAATTAGAAGAAGAACATGGCCTTGCTAGACATGCAATGTCAGTATATGAACGGGCTACTACAGCAGTCTTACCAGAACAGATGTTTGAGAtgtttaacatatatataaagaaagctGCTGAAATATATGGTGTTCCAAAAACAAgacaaatatatgaaaaagcaATTGAATCCTTATCGGAAGAGAATGCAAGAGAAATGTGTGTTCGTTTCGCTGAAATGGAAACCCGCCTTGGTGAAATTGATAGAGCTAGAGCAATATATGCTCATTGCAGTCAGATGTGTGATCCTAGAATCACAGCAGAATTTTGGAATACTTGGAAAGAATTTGAAGTGAGACATGGTAATGAGGACACTATGAGAGAGATGCTTAGAATAAAGAGAAGTGTTCAAGCAACATACAATACACAAGTGAATATGATGTCAGCACAAATGTTAAGTTCAGCAGCACAAGCTGCAGGAACAATATCTGATTTGGCACCAGGTATGAAGGATGGAATGAGAATGTTGGAAGCTAAAGCTGCTGAAATGGCTGTTCAAAGTAAGGGTAACATACTGTTTGTTCGAGGCGAAACTCAAGGTCTTAAGGATACTTCTGACAAAGTTGTTAATCCCGACGAAATAGACATTGATGAAGAAGAATCTGAAAATAGTGGTGAAGATGATAATACTGAAATTGCACCcgttgaaaaaaaagaaatcccAGCTGCTGTTTTTGGAGGCCTTTTGCCTGATAAGGAATAA